The proteins below are encoded in one region of Lactuca sativa cultivar Salinas chromosome 3, Lsat_Salinas_v11, whole genome shotgun sequence:
- the LOC111883680 gene encoding glycine cleavage system H protein 2, mitochondrial, protein MAMASRLWASKAASYLKIATFNRGFASVVKDLKYADSHEWAKIEGKCVTIGITDHAQDHLGDVVYVELPEVGTDVTQGSGFGAVESVKATSDINSPVSGKVVEINEQLTSSPGLVNGSPYENGWIIKVEMSNTDEVKSLMDCDQYSKFCEEEDNH, encoded by the exons ATGGCGATGGCATCAAGATTATGGGCATCCAAAGCTGCTTCATACCTCAAGATCGCTACTTTCAACAGAGGTTTTGCTTCTG TTGTGAAGGATCTAAAGTATGCAGATTCACATGAATGGGCAAAAATTGAAGGCAAGTGTGTGACAATAGGGATTACAGATCATGCTCAGGATCACTTGGGGGATGTGGTGTATGTTGAGTTACCAGAAGTAGGGACAGATGTAACACAAGGTAGTGGTTTTGGTGCAGTTGAAAGTGTTAAGGCTACTAGTGATATTAACTCTCCTGTTTCTGGCAAAGTCGTTGAAATCAATGAACAACTCACCAGCTCACCTGGCTTG GTAAACGGGAGCCCATATGAGAATGGATGGATTATAAAAGTTGAGATGAGCAACACTGATGAGGTTAAATCTCTAATGGACTGCGATCAGTATTCAAagttttgtgaagaagaagataacCACTAA